The DNA window CAGGACAAATATATCACTCAGCGGATCGTAAAAGCGTTGGCACTGGTGGAAGTGCGCGTGCTGGATCATCTTGTGGTTGGGGGCAGCGATGTCGTTTCTTTTGCCGAGCGAGGCTTGTTGTGAACTGGATAATATAAAACCAGGGAGGTTTTCATGTCATTAACACCATCCCATGAATGGGGACTACAAAGCAATATCACCCCACGGTTTGGCGCAAGGCTGGTTCAGGAGGGTAATCGCCTACATTACTTGGCTGACAGGGCCAGTTTGAATGGGAGTTTTACACCAGAACAGCTTCAGGGGCTGGATCAGGCTTTCCCGCTATTTATAGAGCAACTGGAAACTATGCTCAGCTCCGGTGAGCTAAATCCACACCAGCAACATCAAGTAACCAGCCAGCTTGCGGGTTTGACCTGCATAGCTGATACCCGTGGTAGTTACGGCTACGTTTACATTGCTATTTATTCTCAGTCAGCTACCAAGTAACACCCTCTCAATTCTTCTTTTATCAGGACTTCAACTCATGCACATTTCATCTGTACCGGCCTCGGTGCCGGTTGCGTCACGCCTGTCGCCCGTACAGGTCTGGCAGCAACTGTTAACGTATCTGCTGGAACATCATTACGGTCTGACGCTTAACGATACTCCTTTCCATGAAGATGCGGCCATCCAGGAGCATATTGAAGCTGGCATTACACTTGCTGATGCGGTGAATTTCCTGGTGGAACGCTATGAATTGGTACGCACTGACCGCAAGGGGTTTACGTGGCAGGAGCAGACGCCATTCCTTACCGCTACCGATATTCTCAGAGCTAGGCGTGCCACCGGGCTGATGAATACGTAAATTTTTCGAGCCTCATTCCTGATTTTTACCTCTGCACTTTCCACTCTTTTTATTCATCGCATAATGCGCCTGCTACTCTCGGCAGGCGTGTTTGCTTTTATGGACGAATAATCATGCAAAAAGAACCTGACTTAATTACAGAACATACCGAACTGATCAACTCAACTAGCATTGAGCGCCTTGTTGCTGGGCGTAATTCTGCATTAACGCAGATAAAGCAATTGATTAGTCAGGTGGATTCTATTTCGCGTCTGACTGCCGAAATCGGTGGGGGGACGGCAGAAGATTGGGCGATGAAGTTCGGGCACCGCTATGGCAGTTGGCTAACTGAAAAACCAGAGAAAGCCATGCCAGCGGTCACACGTAATATTGATCGCAGTCTCTGGCGTGACTTAATGCTCAAATCCGGAATGCTATCGCTGATGGATGCGCAAGCTCGCGACCAGTGGTACGAGAGTCTGGAGGAAGGTGATCTACCAGCCATTAGTGAAGCCAACATTCTTAGTACTTTTGAACAGTTAAATCAGAGCAAGGCTGAGGTGTTCGAGCGAGGAATCCTTAATGTGTTTAGGGGACTGTCCTGGGATTACAAAACCAATAGCCCCTGCAGTTTCGGTAGGAAGGTCATTATCAGTAATCTGGTGAGTCACAATCGCTGGGGATTCAGTTTGACCTGGGGCTGGAGACGCGACCAATTAATTGATTTGGAAAGAATGTTGCATCTGTTGGATAGTAAGCCTATCCCTGACAATCGTGGGGATATATCAGTGCGTCTAATGGAGCATGTTCGAGATAACCCTCGTCTGCAGAGTTACGAGGATGATCTCTTTAGTATTCGCTATTTTCAGAAAGGTACAGCACATGTGATATTCAAGCGTCTGGACTTGGTAGAGAAGATGAACGATATCGTGGCAAAGCACTATCCAGGAATGTTAGCTCGGGAAGAGTGTGCTCTCTATATCGTTTTAACTCGGTAACTGAGCCTGTTTGCAGCGTCGAAAATGGAGTAAAGTATACAGGGCACACAAACCACTTTCTGCTTGTTTTTCTTACAGAAAATTGCAAGCAAAAGTATTTGGGGGTACTTGTGGGGGTTACTCAATTATCCATATTAAATAATTCCTTTTTTATCATGTGATTGATGCTCTTATGCGACTCCTGTGATCGCCAATAACCCCCTCACTCCCGCTGCAAAAAGAACTGCTTGATGGTCTGCCGCAGCCAGCGGTGCGCCGGGTCGCGATCCAGGCGCGGGTGCCAGGCCTGGACGATAAACACCGACTCCAACTCGAGCGGCAGCTCGATCTCCGCCAATGGCAGGTGGATGTTGCTCACCCCCTGCAGCACGTGGCGCGGCAGCGGCAGGATGAAGTCCGATTTCATGGTCAGCATCATCGCTGAATGGAAGCCCGGCAGGGTCAGAGCGACGTTGCGCTGCAGGCCGAGATCGCGCAGCGCATCGTCGATCGGCCCCTGCGTGCGCCCGCGGCGGGAGACGCTGATATGCGGGTAATGGGTCAGGGTTTCGGGTGTTACCCGGCCGATGATCGGGTGCCCCGGCCGCACCAGCGCCTGAAAGGTGCTGGTGAACAGGCTCTGCGTCTTGATTTCCGGGTGCCAGTCGCGTGAGGAACCGATCACCAGATCCACTTTGCCGCTGCGCAGCGCGTCATCCTCGCCGTCGCTTTCGGCGATGAATTTCAGGCCGCTCAGCGGCGCCGATTCCCGCAGCGTCTCCAGCAATCCGCCCGCCAGCGCGCCGATAAAGATGTCGTTGGCGCGAATGGTGAAGGTTCTGGTCAGCCTGCCGGGTTCGAACGCATCATTCGGTGCGATCAGCGCGGCGGCCTGTTCGATGATCTCGCCGAGCTGGCGTTTCAATTCCAGCGCGCGCGGCGTCGGCACCAGATGCTTGCCGGCCCTGACCATGATCGGATCGTCGAACTGCCGGCGGATGCGCCCCAGAATGCGGCTCATTGCCGGCGCGCTCAGGTTCATCTTTTCGGCGGCGCCGCTCACGCTCCCTTCTTCCAGCAGCAGATTCAGCGCATAGATCAGATTGAAATCAATTTTTTGCGGCATGGCCTCTCCGGTCGTGACGTGCGTACTGGATTGCGTTTTGTGCAACTAGTTAATTACATGATTTCATTTTAAACAATCGAAATAAGTCCGGATACTGCCCACGACAACAAAGATTGAGGCTGAAACAGCAGGAGTAGGGAATGGTTGAGGTGTCTGTTACGCCGCACCACAAAAATCGATGGCTCGCCAGCGCCGGTGAAATCAACGGCCGCACCTGGCTGGGGCTGTTCGGCGTGTTTTTGGCGGTGATGGCCAGCGGCGTGGGGGAAAACG is part of the Serratia surfactantfaciens genome and encodes:
- a CDS encoding type IV toxin-antitoxin system YeeU family antitoxin; translation: MSLTPSHEWGLQSNITPRFGARLVQEGNRLHYLADRASLNGSFTPEQLQGLDQAFPLFIEQLETMLSSGELNPHQQHQVTSQLAGLTCIADTRGSYGYVYIAIYSQSATK
- a CDS encoding TA system toxin CbtA family protein; translated protein: MHISSVPASVPVASRLSPVQVWQQLLTYLLEHHYGLTLNDTPFHEDAAIQEHIEAGITLADAVNFLVERYELVRTDRKGFTWQEQTPFLTATDILRARRATGLMNT
- a CDS encoding DUF4942 domain-containing protein; protein product: MQKEPDLITEHTELINSTSIERLVAGRNSALTQIKQLISQVDSISRLTAEIGGGTAEDWAMKFGHRYGSWLTEKPEKAMPAVTRNIDRSLWRDLMLKSGMLSLMDAQARDQWYESLEEGDLPAISEANILSTFEQLNQSKAEVFERGILNVFRGLSWDYKTNSPCSFGRKVIISNLVSHNRWGFSLTWGWRRDQLIDLERMLHLLDSKPIPDNRGDISVRLMEHVRDNPRLQSYEDDLFSIRYFQKGTAHVIFKRLDLVEKMNDIVAKHYPGMLAREECALYIVLTR
- a CDS encoding LysR family transcriptional regulator, whose product is MPQKIDFNLIYALNLLLEEGSVSGAAEKMNLSAPAMSRILGRIRRQFDDPIMVRAGKHLVPTPRALELKRQLGEIIEQAAALIAPNDAFEPGRLTRTFTIRANDIFIGALAGGLLETLRESAPLSGLKFIAESDGEDDALRSGKVDLVIGSSRDWHPEIKTQSLFTSTFQALVRPGHPIIGRVTPETLTHYPHISVSRRGRTQGPIDDALRDLGLQRNVALTLPGFHSAMMLTMKSDFILPLPRHVLQGVSNIHLPLAEIELPLELESVFIVQAWHPRLDRDPAHRWLRQTIKQFFLQRE